One Chitinophaga sp. H8 DNA window includes the following coding sequences:
- a CDS encoding slipin family protein, protein MSSKKNVKLGFNPIATMVFLVLVGVAIGCFYLGYINVFFLVLSLIIAILVANSINIADQWEKAVILRMGKYIGLKGPGIFFIIPIIDKIDNYIDQRVRVTEFKAEQTLTKDTVPVNVDAVVYWTVWDVEKAALEVQDYETAIAYIAQTGLRDMIGKHELADLLQERDKVAEVLQKILDEHTDPWGITCQSVGIKDIVIPQILADAMSKEAQAERERRARVILGTAETEIAEKFAKASEQYINNPVALHLRGMNMLFEGLKEKGSMVIVPSSALDSMNLGAMGGLISLSKTNEAAQTPTGTKSNNPDFKV, encoded by the coding sequence ATGAGTTCAAAAAAGAATGTAAAGCTAGGGTTTAACCCAATTGCAACAATGGTCTTTTTAGTGTTGGTTGGAGTTGCTATCGGATGCTTCTATTTAGGGTATATCAACGTATTTTTCCTGGTTCTTTCCCTGATCATTGCCATATTGGTAGCCAATTCCATTAATATCGCCGACCAATGGGAGAAAGCGGTTATTCTAAGGATGGGTAAATACATAGGCTTAAAGGGGCCCGGCATCTTTTTCATTATCCCTATTATTGATAAAATAGATAACTACATCGATCAGCGGGTAAGGGTAACTGAATTTAAAGCGGAACAAACGCTGACAAAAGACACCGTACCTGTAAATGTTGATGCCGTAGTGTATTGGACAGTCTGGGATGTAGAAAAGGCAGCATTGGAAGTACAGGACTATGAAACAGCTATTGCCTATATCGCCCAGACAGGATTAAGAGATATGATAGGCAAACATGAACTGGCTGATTTGTTGCAGGAAAGAGATAAGGTAGCGGAAGTATTGCAGAAAATCCTGGATGAACATACCGATCCATGGGGTATTACCTGCCAGAGTGTAGGCATAAAGGATATCGTTATTCCTCAAATATTAGCTGATGCAATGAGTAAGGAAGCACAAGCAGAAAGAGAGCGCCGGGCAAGGGTTATTCTGGGAACCGCTGAAACAGAGATTGCAGAAAAATTTGCAAAAGCCAGCGAGCAGTATATTAATAATCCGGTGGCACTGCACCTGAGGGGGATGAACATGCTGTTTGAAGGTTTGAAAGAAAAAGGATCCATGGTAATAGTACCCAGCTCAGCACTAGACTCTATGAATTTAGGGGCAATGGGTGGATTGATTTCATTGTCAAAAACAAATGAAGCAGCACAGACACCCACCGGTACAAAGTCCAATAATCCAGACTTCAAAGTATAA
- a CDS encoding TonB-dependent receptor produces MQNKQILLTIMLCLFFGLAKSQSPVTYQLEGVLQDDHNDAIQGVILLVQTGKGTNTSENGSFRFPGLAAGKYTLEIRAMGFKKIIKQVQLPADNARPLIIKLKKDNQGLSAVTVWGKTAAEAVRQQSYNVVAVDAKKLYNTTMDVGQVLNRVSGVRVRESGGVGADINFSLNGFTGQQVKFFVDGMPMDNFGTSFQLNNIPINFAERIEVYKGVVPVWLGGDALGGAVNIVTNTAPRTYLDVSYSYGSFNTHKTAINAGIISKAGLTLQVNAYQNYSDNNYKVDVDVADLETGVYTPMRVRRFHDTYHNEALVTNVGVVGKKYADQLLIGIMLGKNQADIQTGNRMYDVYGGRTRSGNIIQPTLKYTKTNLFVKGLNLRISGMYNPGEERSVDTLFRMYNWLGQWQYKDPNNPETPGGESSRMDYRYKNNNGIGNFNLSYQLNDHHSFVLSNVITSFNRTGVNKFDPDNEADKQPKKTLKNIVGLGYKYDYNERWSTSVFVKNYHQSSKTSILAEGEYYHKNGSVDQWGYGLASTYFILPALQAKVSYEKAYRLPNNDELFGDVINLTGNPDLRPESSDNINVGLNYSFTLKQDHHFVLDGNFIFRNAKDYIRNQLQGVSFTGRTLMVPVNTRDVTNRGIDADVRYTFRDFFTAGVNITYQNLRNNTRIEPGTTIQSPVYRDRIPNMPYLFGNANASFTVRNVGWKDTRLTIGYNMLFAEKSYLRWPSQGSADTKYFVPRQFCHDINAVYSIKNGRYNVGAGISNLFDKALYDNFSLQKPGRAFNIKLRYFFVKNKIN; encoded by the coding sequence ATGCAAAATAAGCAAATTTTGTTGACGATAATGCTATGCCTTTTCTTTGGCCTGGCTAAGTCTCAATCTCCTGTAACCTATCAACTGGAAGGCGTTTTACAAGATGATCATAACGACGCAATTCAAGGTGTAATATTATTAGTACAAACAGGCAAGGGAACCAATACCTCAGAAAATGGCAGTTTCAGATTTCCCGGTCTTGCCGCAGGAAAATATACATTGGAAATCCGTGCCATGGGTTTCAAAAAAATAATAAAACAAGTACAACTACCTGCTGATAACGCCAGACCGTTAATCATAAAATTAAAGAAAGACAACCAGGGACTGTCAGCGGTAACCGTATGGGGCAAAACAGCGGCAGAAGCAGTACGCCAGCAGTCTTACAATGTAGTAGCAGTTGATGCAAAGAAACTATATAATACTACCATGGACGTGGGACAGGTGCTCAACCGTGTATCCGGTGTACGGGTAAGAGAATCCGGCGGCGTAGGTGCGGATATTAACTTCTCACTAAATGGTTTTACAGGACAGCAGGTAAAGTTCTTTGTAGATGGCATGCCCATGGACAATTTTGGCACTTCCTTTCAGCTTAATAACATCCCTATCAATTTTGCAGAGAGGATTGAAGTATACAAAGGGGTCGTACCCGTTTGGCTCGGTGGGGATGCCCTGGGAGGGGCAGTAAATATTGTTACAAATACAGCTCCCCGTACCTATCTGGATGTCTCTTACTCTTATGGTTCTTTCAATACACACAAGACGGCTATCAATGCAGGCATCATATCCAAAGCCGGGCTTACCCTCCAGGTAAATGCCTACCAGAATTACTCGGATAACAACTATAAAGTAGATGTAGATGTAGCCGACCTCGAAACAGGAGTCTATACACCTATGCGCGTACGTCGTTTCCATGATACCTACCATAATGAAGCGCTGGTCACCAATGTGGGAGTAGTAGGGAAAAAGTATGCCGACCAGTTGCTGATCGGAATTATGCTGGGAAAAAACCAGGCAGATATTCAAACTGGTAATCGTATGTATGATGTATACGGTGGCCGGACCCGCAGTGGCAATATTATCCAGCCTACCCTGAAATACACCAAGACCAATCTGTTTGTAAAAGGATTGAACCTTCGTATTTCCGGAATGTATAACCCCGGCGAAGAAAGGTCTGTGGATACCCTCTTCCGCATGTACAACTGGCTGGGGCAATGGCAATACAAAGATCCTAACAACCCTGAAACACCCGGTGGGGAATCCAGCAGGATGGACTACCGCTATAAGAACAACAACGGCATCGGTAATTTCAACTTGTCTTACCAGTTGAATGATCACCATTCCTTTGTATTAAGTAATGTAATCACCAGCTTTAACCGGACCGGCGTTAATAAGTTTGATCCGGACAATGAAGCAGATAAACAACCGAAGAAAACGCTCAAAAATATTGTGGGGCTGGGATATAAGTATGACTATAATGAAAGATGGAGTACCAGTGTTTTTGTGAAAAATTATCACCAGTCCAGCAAAACAAGTATACTCGCAGAAGGCGAATATTATCACAAAAATGGTAGTGTTGACCAATGGGGATATGGCCTTGCTTCTACCTACTTTATTTTACCTGCATTACAGGCCAAAGTTTCTTATGAAAAAGCCTACCGCCTGCCCAATAATGATGAGTTGTTTGGAGATGTAATTAACCTTACCGGGAATCCCGATCTGCGGCCGGAGAGTAGTGATAATATCAACGTTGGACTGAACTATAGCTTTACACTGAAACAGGATCATCATTTTGTACTGGATGGCAATTTCATATTCCGGAACGCGAAGGATTATATCCGGAATCAGCTGCAAGGTGTAAGTTTTACCGGCCGTACACTCATGGTACCGGTAAATACCCGTGATGTTACCAACAGGGGGATAGATGCTGATGTACGCTATACTTTCCGCGATTTTTTCACTGCCGGTGTCAATATTACCTATCAGAACCTACGGAATAATACCCGTATAGAACCAGGCACTACCATACAAAGCCCGGTGTATAGAGACCGTATCCCCAATATGCCCTATTTATTTGGGAATGCGAATGCTTCCTTTACTGTGCGGAATGTGGGCTGGAAAGACACCCGCCTGACTATAGGTTACAATATGTTGTTTGCAGAAAAATCTTATCTACGCTGGCCCAGCCAGGGTTCGGCAGATACCAAATATTTCGTACCCCGTCAGTTTTGTCACGATATAAATGCTGTGTATTCAATAAAAAACGGAAGGTATAATGTAGGGGCCGGCATATCTAATCTGTTCGACAAAGCGCTGTATGACAATTTCAGTTTGCAGAAACCGGGACGTGCATTCAATATCAAATTGCGGTATTTCTTCGTAAAGAACAAAATAAACTAA
- a CDS encoding BamA/TamA family outer membrane protein gives MSIRIITYSLLLLLLYSCNISRHMPAGEKLYGGNEIIIDKAASATAQEAVYAEKKAIAAVAQKENKATLGFPFPAYLYYKLGDPLKDKGFRKWMRRRFAATPITDKTIHTALSAQMLQSTMQQEGYFQTTVSADTIHKKYKAIARYTIHLKPRYYLDTIHFNTDSTQLRQEAARILKMPESNLQTGAPYRLDDFKAERERISYKMKQQGYFYLDAEQFTSIADTFSTKHGVNLVVDLAQPLQEKARQQYYIRDIRIYPNYTLNNLEKNDTTAAQLSPGGLQIFDNKHTFKLDMFDDLITYQPGTLYNIQEMERTFNRLYGAGVFRFVTSAPEAVNKPDTPLLNISYYLTPLSRKAIQFETGGNTKSNNSYGVQLALSWSNRNTFKRGELLYVRLNGGADLQFLGREAKSYNYKGGIETGISFPKFLIPFFQGNFSKAYNMRTIFSTGYDMLIRSSLYNIHAYKLNYSYAWKTNVNTDLTLTPLSINYLQHYNIKEADLLDPANASYKNILNTYLSNELIIGSQFNYTYTNHSEITQRNYFAFSGNLELAGNLLGLIKRAGMDGDSLRKLILKVPFAQYTKADLDFRYYHKVSSHVQWANRLFLGIGLPYGNSGFLPLVKQYFAGGSNGLRAFRPQTIGPGAFHIPDTLDTEMQNFFRNTPQSGDIKVELSTELRFPVLGNLQGALFIDAGNVWVKKVSFFYDLAEQVIDSTRTSFSNKTFSSTFYKELGVGGGLGLRLNFPFLIIRADLAMPFRKPWLPEGQRWVFDQIALFSPEWRKENLVLNFGIGYPF, from the coding sequence ATGAGCATAAGAATCATTACATATAGTTTACTGTTACTGCTGCTTTACAGCTGCAACATCTCCCGGCATATGCCAGCCGGAGAGAAACTCTATGGTGGTAATGAGATCATTATAGATAAAGCCGCCAGCGCCACTGCCCAGGAGGCTGTCTATGCAGAAAAGAAAGCTATTGCAGCCGTGGCGCAAAAAGAGAATAAAGCTACCCTCGGCTTCCCCTTTCCGGCTTACCTGTATTACAAACTTGGTGACCCTCTGAAAGATAAAGGGTTTCGCAAGTGGATGCGCAGGAGGTTCGCAGCCACCCCTATTACAGATAAAACCATTCATACTGCCTTAAGCGCCCAAATGCTGCAAAGCACCATGCAACAGGAAGGTTATTTTCAGACTACCGTTTCGGCAGATACTATCCACAAAAAATATAAAGCCATTGCGCGCTACACCATCCACCTGAAACCAAGATATTACCTTGACACGATCCACTTCAACACCGATAGCACCCAGCTTCGCCAGGAAGCAGCAAGGATATTAAAAATGCCGGAGTCCAATCTGCAAACGGGTGCTCCGTACCGCCTGGATGACTTTAAAGCAGAACGGGAACGTATCTCCTATAAAATGAAGCAGCAAGGGTATTTCTACCTGGATGCCGAACAATTTACTTCTATTGCAGATACCTTCTCCACCAAACATGGCGTAAACCTGGTGGTAGACCTGGCACAGCCACTGCAGGAAAAAGCCCGCCAACAATATTACATCCGCGACATCCGTATCTATCCCAATTATACGCTGAATAATCTGGAGAAAAATGATACTACCGCTGCCCAGCTATCTCCGGGCGGATTACAGATATTTGATAACAAGCACACATTTAAACTGGATATGTTCGATGACCTGATCACTTATCAGCCAGGAACATTATATAACATACAGGAAATGGAACGTACTTTCAACCGCCTGTACGGAGCAGGTGTATTCAGGTTTGTAACTTCCGCACCTGAGGCAGTTAACAAACCGGATACCCCCTTGCTGAACATCAGTTATTACCTGACTCCCTTGTCCCGGAAGGCAATACAGTTTGAAACAGGCGGCAATACAAAATCCAACAATTCCTATGGTGTTCAATTGGCTTTAAGCTGGAGCAACCGCAATACCTTTAAAAGAGGAGAACTTTTATATGTTCGCCTGAATGGCGGTGCAGATCTGCAATTCCTTGGCAGAGAGGCCAAAAGTTATAATTACAAGGGCGGTATTGAAACGGGTATCTCATTCCCTAAATTCCTGATCCCTTTTTTCCAGGGTAATTTCTCCAAAGCCTACAATATGAGGACCATTTTCAGTACAGGCTATGACATGCTGATACGTTCTTCCTTATATAATATCCATGCCTATAAACTTAATTACAGTTATGCCTGGAAGACTAATGTGAATACAGACTTAACACTTACACCTCTTAGCATCAACTACCTGCAGCATTACAATATCAAAGAAGCAGATCTTCTCGACCCTGCCAATGCAAGCTACAAAAACATCTTAAACACCTACCTTAGCAATGAATTGATCATTGGCTCCCAGTTCAATTATACCTATACCAATCATTCCGAAATTACACAGCGTAATTATTTTGCTTTCAGCGGCAACCTGGAATTGGCTGGCAACCTCCTGGGGTTAATTAAAAGGGCTGGCATGGATGGGGACTCCCTCCGCAAATTGATATTGAAAGTACCATTTGCCCAATATACAAAGGCGGATCTGGACTTTCGTTATTATCACAAGGTTTCTTCCCATGTGCAATGGGCCAACAGATTATTCCTCGGTATTGGTCTTCCTTATGGCAACAGTGGTTTTCTCCCATTAGTAAAACAATATTTTGCCGGCGGAAGTAACGGGTTAAGAGCTTTCCGTCCGCAAACCATTGGGCCGGGCGCATTTCATATACCCGACACATTAGATACGGAGATGCAGAATTTCTTCCGGAATACGCCCCAAAGCGGAGATATTAAAGTGGAACTGAGTACCGAACTAAGATTTCCCGTTTTGGGTAATCTGCAGGGAGCACTGTTTATAGACGCAGGCAATGTATGGGTAAAAAAAGTTAGTTTCTTCTATGACCTTGCAGAACAAGTGATTGATTCTACCCGTACTTCTTTTTCCAACAAAACCTTTTCCAGTACTTTTTATAAGGAACTGGGCGTTGGCGGAGGGCTGGGTCTACGGCTAAACTTTCCGTTCCTGATCATACGCGCTGATCTGGCCATGCCTTTCCGCAAGCCCTGGTTGCCGGAAGGGCAACGTTGGGTCTTTGATCAGATTGCGCTCTTTAGCCCTGAGTGGAGAAAAGAAAACCTGGTCCTGAATTTCGGAATTGGTTACCCTTTTTAG
- a CDS encoding GntR family transcriptional regulator encodes MIDFKLDPKTGTPFYRQIIDQIKFGIAAGNLKTGEQLPTVRALAVDLKVNLNTVAKAYKELEIQHILETQQGTGTFISETKVQISAQEKKGKLKEICDEFTTIAFSYGFSIDDIIKQLKKQ; translated from the coding sequence ATGATTGACTTTAAACTAGATCCCAAAACAGGCACCCCGTTTTACCGGCAAATCATCGACCAGATCAAGTTTGGCATTGCGGCGGGCAACCTGAAAACCGGGGAACAGTTGCCTACTGTACGGGCGCTGGCAGTGGATTTGAAAGTAAACCTGAATACGGTGGCTAAAGCATATAAGGAGTTGGAAATTCAACATATCCTGGAAACCCAGCAAGGCACCGGCACCTTCATCAGTGAAACAAAAGTCCAGATATCAGCTCAGGAGAAAAAGGGGAAATTAAAGGAGATCTGTGATGAGTTCACCACTATTGCATTTAGCTATGGATTTTCGATAGACGACATCATCAAACAACTAAAAAAACAATAA
- a CDS encoding secondary thiamine-phosphate synthase enzyme YjbQ has product MKMYQQALRLKQRSRGFHLITTEITRALPELSELKTGMCQVFIRHTSAALTINENADPTVRMDFETYFNKIVPENDPDYEHNDEGPDDMPAHLKSSLLGSAVLIPVHNGKLALGTWQGIYLCEHRDAGGEREVVITAWGI; this is encoded by the coding sequence ATGAAAATGTATCAGCAGGCATTACGCCTCAAGCAAAGGAGCCGGGGATTCCATCTGATTACGACCGAAATAACCCGGGCATTACCAGAGCTCAGTGAGCTGAAAACAGGTATGTGCCAGGTATTTATCCGGCATACTTCTGCTGCACTCACCATCAATGAAAATGCAGATCCAACGGTGAGAATGGATTTTGAAACTTACTTTAACAAGATCGTACCCGAAAATGATCCGGATTACGAGCATAATGATGAAGGGCCGGACGATATGCCTGCACATCTTAAATCTTCCCTGTTGGGTAGTGCAGTGTTGATTCCGGTGCATAACGGGAAACTTGCATTAGGTACCTGGCAGGGTATTTATTTGTGCGAGCACCGGGATGCAGGTGGCGAAAGGGAAGTGGTGATTACTGCCTGGGGGATATAG
- a CDS encoding DUF4374 domain-containing protein, which produces MFSKRQGSQLLAGLCMTAVSLFSISCSKDKDPVDNGPGNGNGKSKFVFVVYTDGSGGEAGRYIVPIDDPTKGTLSTTGIGVETEAYSFIRQNNRLFGIVYAAQGPTTPYKLDATGKLVQAAASINTEFTGIYGAVNKDAYVGGSVNRSKESAVATLYRFDAVGNKVAGRNTVDLAKITGTDEMAVWTGLSQVGNKVYIPYYCTPGVSGENTKYVDSTWIAVFSYPELAFQKVIRDGRTGFIGNWFGMQGVQQIEDGDVYAWSTAGPSGPLKSTKPSAIIRIKKDTEVFDQSYFFDIEAATGTKLARGEYIGDGKFLMTLYATTETGGVSGGRVKLAIVDVLKKTVTNVSGVPEHAQMSYNMKVYVEADKKTAYYVMKEDSGKLYLYVIDVATATGKQGLYFQGISDVTSITKLDY; this is translated from the coding sequence ATGTTTAGTAAAAGGCAAGGTAGTCAGCTATTGGCAGGGCTTTGTATGACTGCTGTTTCTCTTTTCAGTATCAGTTGCAGTAAAGACAAGGATCCGGTAGATAATGGTCCCGGAAATGGCAATGGCAAATCAAAATTTGTTTTTGTGGTGTATACAGATGGCTCCGGAGGAGAAGCCGGCCGTTATATTGTACCTATTGATGATCCCACTAAAGGTACACTTTCCACTACCGGTATAGGTGTGGAAACAGAAGCCTATTCATTTATCCGTCAGAACAACAGGTTGTTCGGTATTGTATATGCTGCGCAAGGCCCTACCACTCCTTATAAACTAGATGCAACCGGCAAACTGGTGCAGGCTGCTGCTTCGATAAATACGGAGTTTACAGGTATTTACGGTGCGGTAAATAAAGATGCCTATGTAGGTGGATCCGTAAACCGCTCCAAAGAAAGTGCAGTAGCTACCTTATATCGTTTCGATGCGGTAGGGAATAAAGTGGCAGGCCGTAATACAGTAGATCTGGCTAAAATTACGGGTACCGATGAGATGGCTGTATGGACAGGGTTATCGCAGGTAGGCAATAAAGTGTACATCCCCTATTATTGCACCCCAGGCGTGAGCGGAGAAAATACCAAATACGTAGACAGTACCTGGATAGCAGTATTCTCTTATCCGGAGCTGGCCTTTCAGAAAGTGATCCGGGATGGCCGTACTGGTTTTATCGGTAACTGGTTTGGCATGCAGGGAGTACAGCAGATTGAAGATGGCGATGTATATGCATGGTCTACCGCCGGCCCATCAGGTCCATTAAAATCCACCAAACCCTCTGCCATTATCCGGATCAAAAAGGATACAGAAGTGTTTGACCAGAGTTATTTCTTTGATATTGAAGCAGCAACCGGTACCAAACTGGCGCGTGGAGAATACATTGGAGATGGCAAATTCCTGATGACTTTATACGCTACCACTGAAACCGGCGGCGTAAGCGGTGGACGCGTAAAACTGGCTATCGTAGATGTACTGAAGAAAACAGTTACCAATGTAAGCGGTGTGCCGGAGCATGCACAGATGAGTTATAACATGAAGGTGTATGTAGAAGCAGATAAAAAGACTGCTTATTATGTCATGAAAGAAGATAGTGGCAAATTATACCTGTACGTGATTGATGTAGCGACCGCTACAGGAAAACAGGGATTATATTTCCAGGGTATCAGTGATGTAACCTCTATCACAAAGCTTGATTATTAA